CCGACCGAGGCACCCGAGGAGATGCCGAGCACGAACGGTTCGGCCAGCGCGTTGCGCACCAGCGCCTGGAGCGCGACGCCCACCACGGCCAGCCCCGCGCCGACCACCACCGCGAGCAGCACCCGTGGCGTGCGCACGTCCCAGACGATCGAGTACCCGGTCAGCTCGGCCTGGCTGATCGAGCCGCCGGTGAGCGCGGCACGCAGGTAACGCAGCACCTCGTCGAGCGGCACCACGGTCGGGCCGAGCGCGATCCCGGCGAGCACGGAAACCAGCAGCACCAACGAAAGCACGACTATGCCGCCGGTGAGCCCGCCCCTGGCGGGCGCGCCGGACTCCGAAGGCTCGGCGAGCAGGCGCCAGCTCGGCTCGCCGCGCACCTCAGTCCGCACGACGGCCACGCACGATCAGCCGCCGGGCGTGGTTGTCGTACGGACTGCCGTCGAAGCCGCCGAAGCACTCGACCCCGGTGAAGCCCGCCTCCTCGAACAACGCCCGCAGTTCGGCGGCGCTGTAGAGGAAACTGGTGATGGTCGCGTGGCGCGCGGTTTCCCCGGTCACGAGCGTCCACTCGGTACGGAGACGGGTCCAGTCGTCGAGAATGGTGTCGCGCATGAACACCGTGCCCTCGTCCACGTCGACGGCCTGCGGGCGACCGACCCAGCTCGCCAGCACCTCCTTGCCCAGCACGTCGACCAGCAGCGAGCCACCGCGATCGAGGCTGGCGTGGGCGTTGCGCAGCACGCGCAGGTTGTCGGCGGGATCGTCGAAGTAGCCGAACGAGGTGTAGAGGTTGAGCACCACGTCGAAGCCGCGTTCTTCGGTGAACTCCAGCATGTCGGCCTGGACCAGGCGGACCTCGACCCCGGCCTCACGGCAGGCTTCGCTAGCCCGCGCCAGCATGACCTCGCTCAGGTCCACCCCGGTGACCCGGTCGCCGCGCTGGGCCAGCGGCACCAGGTGGATCGCCGGCCCGCAGCACAGGTCGAGCACCCTGGCCCCGGCGGGAAAGGCCAGCAACGGCGATTTGGCGACGAGCTCGGCGGCTTCGGCTGCCCTGCGCCGGGAGAACATCGCCCCGGCGAAACCGGCCCACAGGTCGTCATCGTCGTACCAGGCCATGCACCCCGTCCTTCACTCCGTCAGCCGTTCGAAGTGGAGGTCGTCGGCGCGGCGCGTCCGGTTCCCGGGCCACCCGGATGGAGCAGTCAGACGGGCAGGCCGTCGCGCAGCCGGGTCACCGCGGTGACGATCGCGCCCGCCTGCACCCCGGCCAGCTTGTGCGGTGGCACGAGGGTGCCCGGCGCGCGTTCGGCGACTTCGGCGCACCAGCGCTCGAACACCGGCGTCAGCGTCGCCCGCGCGGCCTCGATCTCCGGTGACGCCGGCTCGTCGGCGAACAACCGCAGCAGCATTCCGGCGCACCGCAGGCGGATCACGCTCGGCCACACCTGCCCGCCGGAGAACCGGAACCAGCGCAGCGAATCGGTGATCGCGCGTTCGAACGGGCTGCGCCCGCTCAGCCGGACCGGCCGCAACAACTCGGTGAAGAACTCCAGGTCCTGGTCGTAGCTTCCGTCCCGGTGGGCCGTGCCGTGGTCGATCCACAGCGGGAGTTCGCTGATCAGCACCGAACTGCCGTAGCGCGCGGAGTAGTCACGCGTGCTGCCGCCGATGAGCAGCGGGCCGCCCATCGCCTCGGCGAGCATGCCGAACGAAGGCATCTCGAACACCGCGGGCGCGAGCGCGCGGGCACCCGGCGCGTCCGGTTCCCCGCTGTCCAGCGGAATCCCGGCTTCGTCGAGCAGCGCGGTCAGCGCGGCGTAGTAGGTGGCGTCGCCGCGACCGGAGACGTAGAAGAAGCCGCCGCCGAAGTCCGCGTTGTGCAGGGAGGCGATCAGCTGCGGGCGGGTGGCGTCGATCAGCTTCATCAGCGCCCTGGTCTCCGGGATGGGCGTGCCGATGGTCCGGCCCCGCCATTCGACCGGGAAGGTCCACTCCACCTGCTCGTCGCTCGGCGGCCGGTAGAAGTTGCGGGCCACGTGGTCGCGGGTGAGCGGGCCGTCGAACCAGCCCTCGTTCAGCCGCGTGCCGTCGGGATCGGCGCACGGCACAAAATGCCAGGTAGCGTCGAGGGTGTCGCGCAGCTCGGTGTCCTGGGCGAGCACGCGGATCAGCTGCCTGATGGTGAGCAGGCCGATCGGCTCGTTGGGGTGCGGGCTGCCGATCACCACCACCTGCCGGTCCCCGTCCCCGACCCGGACGTGGTGGATCGGATCACCCAGCTTCGAGTGGCCGAGCACGGCCACCGAGACCGTGCCGGGGTGCTTCTCGGCGATCTCGGCGGTGAACCGGTGCATCCGGTCGACCGTGGGAAAACCGGTGGCCGGTTCCATCGACGCGGTGATCCTGGCGACCTCGTCCACGACACACTCTCCGGATTGATAATTTGATTACTGTAATAATCAGATTACCATCGTCAGGGTGAAACGGACCGTGCTCAAGGCGCGCAATCGGGAAGCACTGATCGAGGCCTGTCTCGCCGAGGTCGCCGCGCACGGCTACCGCGACGCCCGCCTGGAGGACATCGCCGAACGGGCCGAGCTGAGCACCGGTGCGATCTACTCGATCTTCGGCAGCAAGCGGAACCTGCTGGCCGCCTCGATGGACCAGCTCGCCGGGGAACTGGCCGCCGAGCTGGACGTGCTCGCCGATCCGGAGCTGCCGGTGGGCGAGGTGCTGCGTGGCGCGGCCAGGGTGTGGATGCGGATGGCCGCGAGCGAGGGCGCGCGCGACCGGTTCGCGTTCGAACTGGAAGCCACCGCGGCCGCGCTGCGCGAACCGTCACCGGGGCAGCCGATCCCGGTGCAGCGGCTGCGCGAGCTGCTCACCGGACGCCGGTTCCGCGGCGGCCGGACCACCGGTGAACAGGCGCGGCGGCTGAGCCTGGCCGCGCACGCCCTGCTCAGCGGACTGGCGCAGCGCGCACTGCTGGACCCGCCTTCGGTGTCCGCAACAGAAGCCGAGGACGCCGCCGCGGCGCTGGTACACCTGCTCTGCTAGCCGGTTTTCACAGATCCGCGAGTGCCCGCACCGGGGCCTCGACGCAGTCGGCGACGAAGCGGAGGAAGCCGCCCGCGGTGCCGCCGTCGCAGACGCGGTGGTCGAAGGCGAGCGTGAGCTGGCAGACCTTCCGCGCGACCAGCGTGCCGTCGACCACCCACGGCCGGTCGATGATCCGGCCCATGCCGAGGATCGCCGCCTCCGGGTGGTTGATGATCGCCGCCGAACCGTCCACTCCGAACACGCCGTAGTTGTTCACCGTGAAGGTGCCGCCGGTGAGGTCCGCCGGGGTCAGCTCCCCCGCCCGCGCCGCCGCGGTCTTCTCGCGCAGCGCGGCCGACAGCTCGCGGGTGCTCAGCACCTGCGCGTCGCGGACCACCGGCACGACGAGCCCGCGATCGGTCTGCGCGGCGAACCCGAGGTGCACCTGGTCGAGCACCACGATCGCGTCCCGCTCGACGCGCGAGTTCAGCTCGGGGTACTTCTTCAGCCCGGCCACGGTGAACCGGGCGAGCAGCGCGAGCAGGCCCACACCGTCGAGCTGGTCACGGGCGGCGAGCAACTCGGTGGCGTCGACGTCCACCCACACGGTCGCCTCGGGAATCTCCCGCCGCGAGGTCGACAGCTTGTCGGCGACCGCCTTCCGCATACCCTTCAACGGAATCCGGCGACCCCCGGTAGAAGCAGTGCGCCCGGCGATCTCCCGTTCCACATCGCATCGCCGGATCACCCCGTGCGGACCGCTGCCGGGCACCGCGGTGAGATCGACCCCGTTCTCCTTGGCCAGCAGGCGCACGATCGGCGAGATGACCGCCGTGGTCGTGCGTGCGGGAGCCACCGCGACGGGGGCGGCGGCGGGACGCCGGGGTGACCGGCGACGCCGCCGCGTGGACGCCGACGTGCCGTAGCCGATCAGCACGTTGCCGCTCTCTTCGGTGCCGCTCTGTTCAGTGCTGCCGGCAGGCTCCGGGACCACCACGCCCGGTTCGGTGAATCCCGGAGCCGGCCCGCCCACGCTGAGCAGCGGCGCACCGACGGGCAGCGTTTCACCCGCGGCGCCGTGCAGCGCGGTCACTTCTCCCGCGAAGGGAGACGGTACTTCGACCGCCGCTTTGGCGGTCTCCACCTCGACCACCGGCTGGTCCACGGTGATCGTCTCGCCGACCGAAACCAGCCAGCGCACGATTTCCGCCTCGGTCAGCCCTTCACCGAGGTCGGGGAGCTTGAACTCAGGCAACGCCGACCACTCCGTCCACCCGGTCGTCCCACTGCAGGCGCGCGATCGCGTCCAGCACCCGGTCCACGTTCGGCAGGTGGTGTTCCTCCAGTTTCGGTGGCGGATAAGGGATGTCGTAACCGGTGACGCGCAGGATGGGCGCGTGCAGGTGGTGGAAGCAGCGCTCGGTGAGCCGCGCGGCGACCTCGGCGCCGTACCCGCAGAACCCGGACGCCTCGTGCACCACCACCGCGCGGCCGGTCTTGCGCACCGACGCGGCGACCGTCTCGTCGTCGAACGGCGACAGCGTGCGCAGGTCGACGACCTCCACGTCCCAGCCTTCTTCCCCGGCCGCTTCGGCGGTTTCCAGCGCGACCGGCACCATCGGGCCGTAGGCGATCAGCGTGACGTCGGCCCCGGCGCGCCGCACCACCGCGCGGTCCATCGGCACCCCGGCGCCGAAGTCCACTTCGGACTTACCCCAGTAGAGGCGCTTCGGCTCGAGGAAGATCACCGGGTCCGGCGAGTCGATCGACGCGCGCAGCAGGTGGTAGGCGTCCTCCGGGGTGCCCGGCGTGACCACCCGCAGCCCCGGCGTGTGCGTGTAGTACAGCTCCGAGGAGTCGCAGTGGTGCTCGACCCCGCCGATCCCGCCGCCGTAGGGGATCCGGATGACCACCGGCACCTCGACCCGGCCCCGCGTGCGGTTGCGCAGTTTCGCCAGATGGCTGGTGATCTGCTCGAACGCCGGATAGGCGAAGGCGTCGAACTGCATCTCCACCACCGGGCGCAGGCCGTTCATCGCCATGCCGATCGCGGTGCCGACGATGCCGGACTCGGCCAGCGGGGTGTCGAACACGCGCTTCTCGCCGAACCGCGCGGCGAGCCCGTCGGTCACCCGGAACACGCCGCCGAGCGGGCCGACGTCCTCACCGAAGACCAGCACGCGGTCGTCGGCGTCGAGCGCGTCGGCCAGGCCGCGGTTCAGCGCGCCCGCCATGGAGAGGGTCATCGAAGCTCCTCGGCGAGGTGGGCCGCCTGCTCCCGCAGGGCGGGCGTCGGCTGGGCGTAGACGTGCTCGAACAACTCGGCCGGATTCGGCTCCACGTCGGCGTTCATCCCGTCACGCACCTTCGCGGCGAATGCCTCGGCCTCGGCCAGCACGGCG
The genomic region above belongs to Amycolatopsis sp. YIM 10 and contains:
- a CDS encoding class I SAM-dependent methyltransferase, which gives rise to MAWYDDDDLWAGFAGAMFSRRRAAEAAELVAKSPLLAFPAGARVLDLCCGPAIHLVPLAQRGDRVTGVDLSEVMLARASEACREAGVEVRLVQADMLEFTEERGFDVVLNLYTSFGYFDDPADNLRVLRNAHASLDRGGSLLVDVLGKEVLASWVGRPQAVDVDEGTVFMRDTILDDWTRLRTEWTLVTGETARHATITSFLYSAAELRALFEEAGFTGVECFGGFDGSPYDNHARRLIVRGRRAD
- a CDS encoding M14 family zinc carboxypeptidase; protein product: MDEVARITASMEPATGFPTVDRMHRFTAEIAEKHPGTVSVAVLGHSKLGDPIHHVRVGDGDRQVVVIGSPHPNEPIGLLTIRQLIRVLAQDTELRDTLDATWHFVPCADPDGTRLNEGWFDGPLTRDHVARNFYRPPSDEQVEWTFPVEWRGRTIGTPIPETRALMKLIDATRPQLIASLHNADFGGGFFYVSGRGDATYYAALTALLDEAGIPLDSGEPDAPGARALAPAVFEMPSFGMLAEAMGGPLLIGGSTRDYSARYGSSVLISELPLWIDHGTAHRDGSYDQDLEFFTELLRPVRLSGRSPFERAITDSLRWFRFSGGQVWPSVIRLRCAGMLLRLFADEPASPEIEAARATLTPVFERWCAEVAERAPGTLVPPHKLAGVQAGAIVTAVTRLRDGLPV
- a CDS encoding TetR/AcrR family transcriptional regulator; the protein is MKRTVLKARNREALIEACLAEVAAHGYRDARLEDIAERAELSTGAIYSIFGSKRNLLAASMDQLAGELAAELDVLADPELPVGEVLRGAARVWMRMAASEGARDRFAFELEATAAALREPSPGQPIPVQRLRELLTGRRFRGGRTTGEQARRLSLAAHALLSGLAQRALLDPPSVSATEAEDAAAALVHLLC
- a CDS encoding dihydrolipoamide acetyltransferase family protein — translated: MPEFKLPDLGEGLTEAEIVRWLVSVGETITVDQPVVEVETAKAAVEVPSPFAGEVTALHGAAGETLPVGAPLLSVGGPAPGFTEPGVVVPEPAGSTEQSGTEESGNVLIGYGTSASTRRRRRSPRRPAAAPVAVAPARTTTAVISPIVRLLAKENGVDLTAVPGSGPHGVIRRCDVEREIAGRTASTGGRRIPLKGMRKAVADKLSTSRREIPEATVWVDVDATELLAARDQLDGVGLLALLARFTVAGLKKYPELNSRVERDAIVVLDQVHLGFAAQTDRGLVVPVVRDAQVLSTRELSAALREKTAAARAGELTPADLTGGTFTVNNYGVFGVDGSAAIINHPEAAILGMGRIIDRPWVVDGTLVARKVCQLTLAFDHRVCDGGTAGGFLRFVADCVEAPVRALADL
- a CDS encoding alpha-ketoacid dehydrogenase subunit beta, whose protein sequence is MTLSMAGALNRGLADALDADDRVLVFGEDVGPLGGVFRVTDGLAARFGEKRVFDTPLAESGIVGTAIGMAMNGLRPVVEMQFDAFAYPAFEQITSHLAKLRNRTRGRVEVPVVIRIPYGGGIGGVEHHCDSSELYYTHTPGLRVVTPGTPEDAYHLLRASIDSPDPVIFLEPKRLYWGKSEVDFGAGVPMDRAVVRRAGADVTLIAYGPMVPVALETAEAAGEEGWDVEVVDLRTLSPFDDETVAASVRKTGRAVVVHEASGFCGYGAEVAARLTERCFHHLHAPILRVTGYDIPYPPPKLEEHHLPNVDRVLDAIARLQWDDRVDGVVGVA